One genomic segment of Pseudomonas sp. RU47 includes these proteins:
- the cobC gene encoding alpha-ribazole phosphatase family protein: MTLQLDLLRHGETELGGGLRGSLDDALTEKGWTQMRAAVVEGGPWDRIVSSPLQRCARFAAELGEQLNLSVHLDKDLQELHFGAWEGQSTAALMKTDAEALGLFWADPYSFTPPQGEPLSEFSFRVLAAVARLHSAYAGERVLLISHGGVMRLLLAQARGLPREQLLNVDVAHGALFALTIETDGSLKEGH, encoded by the coding sequence ATGACCCTGCAACTGGATCTGCTGCGCCATGGTGAAACTGAGCTCGGCGGTGGTTTGCGCGGCAGCCTCGACGATGCGCTGACCGAAAAGGGCTGGACGCAAATGCGCGCGGCCGTGGTCGAGGGCGGGCCGTGGGATCGGATCGTCAGTTCGCCGTTGCAACGTTGCGCGCGGTTTGCCGCAGAGCTGGGTGAGCAACTGAACCTGTCAGTGCATCTGGACAAGGATCTGCAGGAACTGCATTTCGGTGCGTGGGAAGGGCAGAGCACGGCAGCGTTGATGAAGACCGATGCTGAAGCGCTGGGGTTGTTCTGGGCCGATCCGTATTCGTTTACGCCGCCGCAGGGTGAACCGCTCAGCGAGTTTTCTTTTCGAGTGCTGGCGGCCGTTGCGCGCCTGCACAGTGCTTACGCCGGTGAGCGGGTGTTGCTGATCAGTCATGGCGGCGTGATGCGTTTGTTGCTGGCGCAAGCGCGAGGGTTGCCGCGCGAACAACTGCTCAATGTCGATGTCGCTCACGGCGCGTTGTTTGCGCTGACGATCGAAACTGATGGTTCGCTCAAGGAAGGTCACTGA
- the cbiB gene encoding adenosylcobinamide-phosphate synthase CbiB, which produces MSVALLSVAAVALDALLGEPKRWHPLVAFGNFAGRIEQRFNAGGRGWRSHGVTAWVIAVLPLTLLATAFSWAPYVGWVVEILALYCALGMRSLGEHVAPVAAALRAEDLEEARKRVGYLVSRQTDELDSTAVARAATESVLENGSDAVFAALFWFVVAGAPGVVLYRLSNTLDAMWGYRNERFGRFGWAAAKIDDVLNYIPARLVALTYALLGKTRLALKCWRTQAPKWDSPNAGPVMAAGAGALGVELGGPAIYHGELHERPQLGEGAPADADSIDRGWQLVQRGVWLWLLILCVGAEFYA; this is translated from the coding sequence ATGAGTGTGGCGTTGTTGAGTGTCGCCGCGGTGGCGCTGGATGCGCTGCTCGGTGAACCGAAACGCTGGCATCCGCTGGTGGCGTTCGGCAATTTTGCCGGGCGCATCGAGCAACGTTTCAACGCCGGTGGTCGTGGTTGGCGCAGCCATGGCGTCACCGCGTGGGTGATCGCGGTGCTGCCGCTGACCTTGCTCGCCACGGCGTTTTCCTGGGCGCCGTACGTGGGCTGGGTCGTCGAGATTCTCGCGTTGTATTGCGCCCTCGGCATGCGCAGCCTCGGCGAGCATGTCGCGCCAGTGGCTGCTGCCTTGCGCGCGGAAGATCTTGAAGAGGCGCGCAAACGCGTCGGCTATCTGGTCAGCCGCCAGACCGATGAACTCGACAGCACCGCCGTCGCCCGCGCCGCCACCGAATCGGTGCTGGAAAACGGCAGTGACGCGGTGTTCGCCGCGCTGTTCTGGTTTGTCGTGGCGGGTGCGCCGGGCGTGGTGCTCTATCGCTTGAGCAATACGCTCGATGCGATGTGGGGTTATCGCAACGAACGCTTCGGACGTTTCGGTTGGGCGGCGGCGAAAATCGACGACGTGCTCAACTACATTCCTGCGCGTCTGGTGGCGTTGACCTACGCGCTGCTCGGCAAAACCCGACTCGCGTTGAAGTGCTGGCGTACGCAGGCGCCAAAGTGGGACAGCCCCAACGCCGGCCCGGTGATGGCGGCCGGAGCCGGAGCCTTGGGCGTGGAGTTGGGCGGCCCGGCGATCTATCACGGCGAACTGCACGAGCGGCCGCAACTCGGCGAAGGCGCTCCAGCGGATGCCGATTCCATCGACCGTGGCTGGCAATTGGTCCAGCGCGGCGTATGGTTATGGCTGCTGATTCTTTGCGTGGGGGCTGAATTCTATGCTTGA
- a CDS encoding cobyric acid synthase encodes MTTLMVQGTTSDAGKSTLVTALCRWATRQGVAVVPFKPQNMALNSAVTADGGEIGRAQAVQAQAAFLEPHTDMNPVLLKPNSDTGAQVIIHGRAVTSMNAVAYHDYKAIAMKAVLASHERLSAAYPLVMVEGAGSPAEINLRAGDIANMGFAEAVDCPVLLIADINRGGVFAHLVGTLELLSPSEQARVKGFIINRFRGDIALLQPGLDWLEQRTGKPVVGVLPYVMDLHLEAEDGIDQRQTDKAEQVLKVVVPVLPRISNHTDFDPLRLHPQVDLQFVGPGQAISAADLIILPGSKSVRSDLAYLRANGWDTAISRHLRYGGKVLGICGGLQMLGEQVHDPLGLEGAPGTSAGLGLLAFETTLEAEKQLRNVRGRLALEDADVSGYEIHAGVTSGPALENAAVHLDDGRCDGAQSVDEQVFGTYLHGLFESPAASAALLRWAGLSDVQAVDYHGLRERDIERLADLVEKYLDTDLLRRLCGI; translated from the coding sequence ATGACCACCCTGATGGTGCAGGGCACCACTTCCGACGCCGGTAAAAGCACACTGGTGACGGCGCTGTGCCGCTGGGCGACGCGCCAGGGCGTGGCGGTCGTACCGTTCAAACCGCAGAACATGGCGCTCAACAGCGCGGTGACCGCTGATGGTGGTGAGATCGGCCGCGCGCAAGCGGTGCAGGCGCAAGCGGCGTTTCTTGAACCGCACACCGACATGAACCCGGTGCTGCTCAAGCCGAACAGCGACACCGGCGCGCAAGTGATCATCCATGGTCGCGCCGTGACTTCGATGAATGCCGTGGCGTATCACGACTACAAAGCCATCGCGATGAAAGCGGTGCTTGCGTCCCACGAGCGGCTCAGCGCTGCGTATCCGCTGGTGATGGTCGAAGGCGCGGGTTCGCCGGCGGAGATCAATCTGCGTGCCGGCGACATCGCCAACATGGGGTTTGCCGAAGCGGTGGATTGCCCGGTGCTGCTGATCGCGGACATCAATCGCGGCGGGGTTTTCGCCCATCTGGTCGGCACCCTGGAGTTGCTCTCGCCAAGCGAACAGGCGCGGGTCAAAGGTTTCATCATCAATCGCTTCCGTGGCGACATCGCCTTGCTGCAACCGGGCCTTGACTGGCTGGAACAGCGTACCGGCAAACCGGTGGTGGGCGTATTGCCCTACGTGATGGATCTGCATCTGGAAGCCGAGGACGGCATCGATCAGCGCCAGACCGACAAGGCTGAGCAGGTGTTGAAAGTGGTGGTGCCGGTGCTGCCGCGCATCAGCAACCACACCGATTTCGATCCGCTGCGCCTGCATCCGCAAGTTGATCTGCAATTCGTCGGCCCGGGGCAGGCGATTTCGGCGGCTGACCTGATCATTCTGCCGGGCTCGAAAAGTGTGCGCAGCGATCTGGCCTATCTGCGCGCCAATGGCTGGGATACGGCGATCTCTCGGCACTTGCGTTACGGCGGCAAAGTGCTGGGGATCTGCGGCGGTCTGCAGATGCTCGGTGAGCAGGTGCATGACCCGCTCGGCCTCGAAGGCGCGCCGGGCACGAGTGCCGGTTTGGGCTTGCTGGCGTTCGAAACCACACTTGAAGCCGAGAAGCAGTTGCGCAATGTGCGTGGACGGCTGGCGCTGGAAGATGCCGACGTCAGCGGTTATGAAATTCATGCCGGCGTGACCAGCGGACCGGCGTTGGAAAACGCTGCGGTGCATCTGGATGATGGCCGTTGCGACGGTGCACAGAGTGTTGATGAGCAGGTATTCGGCACCTATCTGCATGGCCTGTTCGAATCGCCGGCGGCGAGTGCGGCGTTGCTGCGCTGGGCCGGGTTGAGCGATGTGCAGGCGGTGGATTACCACGGCTTGCGCGAACGCGATATCGAACGGCTGGCGGATCTGGTGGAGAAGTATCTGGATACGGATCTATTGCGTCGACTCTGTGGGATTTGA
- a CDS encoding glutathione peroxidase, whose product MLMRWCAVPALLMALTGLAKAADCPELLQGSLPKLRAKESIDLCKQYADKPLVVVNTASFCGFAPQFEGLEALHKRYEGQGLEMLGVPSNDFKQESKDSAETAKVCYANYGVTFTMTEPQKVRGDDATHLFQVLAAQSSAPKWNFYKYVVDRQGKVIANFSSLTKPDDPEFIAAIEKAIASKPLKP is encoded by the coding sequence ATGCTGATGCGCTGGTGTGCTGTTCCCGCGTTGTTGATGGCGTTGACTGGTTTGGCCAAGGCCGCTGACTGTCCCGAATTGCTGCAAGGCTCGCTGCCCAAGCTGCGAGCCAAGGAATCCATCGATTTGTGCAAGCAGTACGCCGACAAGCCGTTGGTGGTGGTCAATACCGCGAGCTTCTGCGGTTTCGCGCCGCAGTTCGAAGGCCTGGAGGCGCTGCATAAGCGCTACGAAGGTCAAGGGCTGGAAATGCTCGGTGTGCCTTCCAATGACTTCAAGCAGGAGTCCAAGGACAGCGCCGAGACCGCCAAGGTCTGTTACGCCAATTACGGCGTGACGTTCACCATGACCGAGCCGCAGAAGGTTCGTGGTGATGACGCGACGCATCTGTTTCAAGTGTTGGCGGCACAGAGCAGCGCACCGAAGTGGAATTTCTACAAATACGTAGTCGATCGCCAGGGCAAGGTCATCGCCAATTTTTCCAGCCTGACCAAGCCTGATGATCCGGAATTTATCGCCGCGATCGAGAAGGCCATCGCCTCGAAACCGCTGAAGCCTTGA
- the cobU gene encoding bifunctional adenosylcobinamide kinase/adenosylcobinamide-phosphate guanylyltransferase, translating into MLQLILGGARSGKSRLAEKLASDSGLAVTYIATSQPLDGEMSARVAHHRARRPAEWALIEEPLELARVLRESASAERCLLVDCLTLWLTNLLMLDDAERLAAEREALLECLASLPGEIIFVSNETGMGVVPLGELTRRYVDEAGWLHQALAERCQRVVLTVAGLPLTLKGPAL; encoded by the coding sequence ATGCTCCAACTGATCCTCGGCGGCGCCCGCTCCGGCAAAAGTCGCTTGGCGGAAAAACTCGCCAGCGATAGCGGCCTGGCTGTGACCTACATCGCCACCAGCCAACCGCTGGACGGTGAAATGAGCGCCCGCGTCGCCCACCACCGCGCGCGCCGTCCCGCCGAATGGGCGCTCATCGAAGAGCCGCTGGAGCTGGCCCGCGTCCTGCGTGAATCCGCCAGCGCCGAGCGTTGCTTGCTGGTCGATTGCCTGACCCTGTGGCTGACCAATCTGCTGATGCTCGATGACGCCGAACGCCTCGCCGCCGAGCGCGAGGCCTTGCTCGAATGCCTGGCGTCTTTGCCGGGTGAAATCATTTTTGTCAGCAACGAGACCGGAATGGGTGTTGTACCGCTGGGCGAATTGACTCGCCGCTACGTCGATGAAGCCGGTTGGCTGCATCAAGCTCTGGCCGAGCGCTGTCAGCGTGTTGTCCTGACCGTTGCCGGCCTGCCCCTGACTCTGAAAGGACCTGCGTTATGA
- a CDS encoding MarR family winged helix-turn-helix transcriptional regulator, giving the protein MLPSQCLCTNLRRAARGVSRHYDGALDGFGINVAQYSLLCNLQRLDQPSISELAEAMGLDRSTLGRNLRVLEGEGLVALAEGEDMRNRIVKLTETGVQRLAAALPAWEAAQQRLIDRLGAEKRETLLRLLDELA; this is encoded by the coding sequence ATGCTTCCATCTCAGTGTTTGTGCACCAACCTGCGTCGCGCCGCTCGTGGCGTCAGCAGGCATTACGACGGCGCTCTCGACGGCTTCGGGATCAACGTTGCCCAGTATTCTTTGCTGTGCAATCTGCAGCGTCTGGATCAACCGAGCATCTCGGAACTCGCCGAAGCCATGGGTCTTGATCGCAGCACTCTCGGGCGCAATCTGCGGGTGCTGGAAGGCGAGGGGCTGGTGGCGCTGGCCGAGGGTGAGGACATGCGTAACCGCATCGTCAAACTCACCGAAACCGGCGTGCAACGTCTGGCAGCAGCACTGCCGGCCTGGGAGGCAGCGCAGCAGCGGTTGATCGATCGACTGGGCGCCGAGAAGCGTGAAACCTTGCTCAGATTGCTGGATGAACTGGCCTGA
- the cobT gene encoding nicotinate-nucleotide--dimethylbenzimidazole phosphoribosyltransferase gives MTQTWWLNPCKPVDLYVVEQATARQQQLTKPAGSLGRLESVAVQLAGLQGQVKPTLSQVWIAIFAGDHGVVAEGVSAFPQEVTGQMLLNFVSGGAAISVLARQLGAQLEVVDLGTVNPALNLPGVRHLNIGAGTANFAQGAAMTQAQGELALQAGRDSLLRAKAAGAQLFIGGEMGIGNTTAASALACALLDCPVAHLTGPGTGLNAEGVSHKAQVIERALALHAAQRGDALQTLCNLGGFEIAALVGAYLAAAQEGVAVLVDGFICTVAALVAVRLNPACREWLLFGHRGAEPGHRHVLETLQAEPLLELGLRLGEGSGAALAVPLLRLACDLHGQMATFAEAAVADRPA, from the coding sequence ATGACTCAAACCTGGTGGCTGAACCCGTGCAAACCGGTCGATCTCTACGTCGTTGAGCAAGCGACGGCGCGACAGCAGCAATTGACCAAACCGGCCGGTTCCCTCGGTCGACTGGAATCGGTCGCGGTGCAACTGGCCGGCCTGCAAGGCCAGGTCAAACCGACGCTCTCGCAAGTGTGGATCGCGATTTTTGCCGGTGATCACGGCGTGGTCGCTGAAGGTGTTTCGGCGTTCCCGCAGGAAGTCACCGGGCAGATGCTGCTCAACTTTGTCAGCGGCGGTGCGGCGATCAGTGTGTTGGCGCGGCAGCTTGGCGCGCAGCTGGAAGTGGTCGATCTGGGCACGGTGAATCCCGCGCTGAACCTGCCGGGTGTGCGTCATTTGAACATTGGCGCGGGTACGGCGAACTTCGCTCAGGGTGCGGCAATGACTCAGGCTCAGGGCGAACTCGCCTTGCAGGCCGGTCGCGACAGTCTGTTGCGGGCGAAAGCGGCGGGCGCGCAGTTGTTCATCGGCGGCGAAATGGGTATTGGCAACACCACCGCGGCGAGTGCCTTGGCTTGTGCCTTGCTCGATTGCCCGGTGGCGCATCTGACCGGCCCCGGCACCGGGCTGAATGCCGAAGGTGTCAGCCATAAAGCACAAGTGATCGAGCGTGCGTTGGCATTGCACGCGGCACAGCGTGGCGATGCGTTGCAGACCCTGTGCAATCTCGGCGGTTTTGAAATCGCCGCGCTGGTCGGTGCGTATCTGGCAGCGGCTCAAGAAGGCGTGGCGGTGCTGGTCGACGGTTTTATCTGCACGGTCGCGGCGCTGGTCGCGGTGCGTTTGAATCCGGCCTGTCGCGAGTGGCTGTTGTTCGGCCATCGCGGTGCCGAGCCGGGCCATCGTCATGTTCTGGAAACCCTGCAGGCCGAGCCGTTGCTGGAACTCGGTTTGCGTCTGGGCGAGGGCAGTGGCGCTGCCCTGGCGGTGCCTCTGTTGCGCTTGGCTTGTGATCTGCACGGGCAGATGGCGACATTCGCCGAAGCAGCGGTAGCGGATCGTCCGGCATGA
- a CDS encoding MFS transporter — protein MTSMWRTCGWVLVGSALILALSLGVRHGFGLFLSPMSAQFGWGREVFAFAIALQNLIWGLAQPFTGALADRFGAAKVVLIGGVLYALGLVCMGLSDSAMTLSLSAGLLIGIGLSGTSFSVILGVVGRAVPPEKRSMGMGIASAAGSFGQFAMLPGTLGLIGWLGWSAALLVLGLLVALIVPLVSMLKDKPLPVLGHEQTLSEALREACSHSGFWLLAFGFFVCGFQVVFIGVHLPAYLVDQHLPASVGTTVLALIGLFNIFGTYTAGWLGGRMSKPRLLTALYLLRAVVIVLFLWLPVTTTSAYLFGMAMGFLWLSTVPLTNGTVATLFGVRNLSMLGGIVFLFHQLGSFLGGWLGGVVYDRTGSYDLIWQVAILLSLLAAALNWPVRERPVARLQAAASAV, from the coding sequence ATGACATCGATGTGGCGTACGTGCGGTTGGGTGTTGGTGGGGAGTGCGCTGATCCTGGCGTTGTCATTGGGCGTGCGACACGGTTTTGGCTTGTTTCTGTCACCGATGAGCGCGCAGTTCGGCTGGGGGCGCGAGGTGTTTGCCTTCGCTATCGCTTTGCAGAATTTGATCTGGGGCCTGGCGCAGCCGTTCACCGGGGCACTCGCTGACCGCTTCGGTGCGGCGAAAGTGGTGCTGATCGGTGGTGTGCTCTATGCCTTGGGCCTGGTGTGCATGGGCCTGTCGGATTCGGCGATGACGCTGTCGCTGAGCGCTGGTCTGCTGATTGGTATCGGCCTGTCCGGCACGTCGTTCTCGGTGATTCTCGGTGTGGTCGGCCGTGCCGTGCCGCCGGAGAAACGCAGCATGGGCATGGGCATTGCCAGCGCCGCCGGTTCGTTCGGCCAGTTCGCCATGTTGCCGGGCACCCTCGGATTGATCGGCTGGCTCGGTTGGTCGGCAGCGCTGTTGGTGCTGGGCCTGTTGGTGGCGTTGATCGTGCCGCTGGTGAGCATGCTCAAGGACAAGCCGCTGCCGGTACTCGGCCATGAACAAACGCTGTCCGAGGCCCTGCGCGAAGCCTGTTCGCATTCGGGTTTCTGGTTGTTGGCATTCGGCTTTTTCGTCTGCGGTTTTCAGGTGGTGTTCATCGGCGTGCACCTGCCGGCCTACCTGGTCGATCAGCATCTGCCCGCCAGCGTTGGCACCACGGTGCTGGCGTTGATCGGATTGTTCAATATCTTCGGCACCTACACCGCTGGCTGGCTCGGCGGACGCATGTCCAAGCCACGCTTGCTGACCGCGTTGTATCTGTTGCGCGCGGTGGTGATCGTGCTGTTCCTGTGGCTGCCGGTGACGACCACGTCGGCCTACCTGTTTGGCATGGCGATGGGTTTCCTGTGGCTGTCGACGGTGCCGTTGACCAACGGTACGGTGGCGACCTTGTTTGGTGTGCGAAACCTGTCCATGCTCGGTGGCATCGTGTTCCTGTTCCATCAGCTCGGCTCGTTTCTGGGCGGCTGGCTGGGCGGGGTGGTGTATGACCGAACCGGGAGTTATGACTTGATCTGGCAAGTGGCGATTCTCTTGAGTCTGCTGGCGGCCGCGCTGAACTGGCCGGTGCGTGAGCGGCCGGTCGCACGTCTGCAAGCCGCTGCGAGCGCCGTATGA
- the cobD gene encoding threonine-phosphate decarboxylase CobD, with amino-acid sequence MLEHGGRLRKAALDYGIAEADWLDLSSGLAPWPFPIPEIPLRAWARLPETDDGLEHAACDYYGAAQVLPVAGSQMAIQLLPRLRRAGKVGVLSPCYAEHAEAWRRSGYIVREVLEQEVEFFLDSLDVLVVVNPNNPTGLSLTPARLLDWHARLARRGGWLVVDEAFMDNTPQLSLAPHAHQVGLIVLRSFGKFFGLAGVRLGFVLAERKLLKLLAEQVGPWAVSGPTRVLGQACLQDTEGHTRQRIRSDEASERLAALLERYGFKPQGGCALFQWLITEHAEVLHAFMARRGILLRIFTHNSSLRFGLPADAAEEARLEQALIAFAKDHA; translated from the coding sequence ATGCTTGAGCACGGTGGCCGGCTGCGCAAGGCGGCACTCGATTACGGCATTGCCGAGGCGGACTGGCTAGACCTGTCCAGCGGCCTCGCGCCGTGGCCGTTCCCGATCCCCGAAATCCCGCTGCGCGCCTGGGCGCGTTTGCCGGAAACCGATGATGGTCTGGAGCATGCTGCGTGCGATTACTACGGTGCCGCGCAAGTGCTGCCGGTGGCCGGTTCGCAGATGGCCATTCAGTTGCTGCCGCGCTTGCGCCGCGCCGGCAAAGTCGGCGTGTTGTCACCGTGTTATGCCGAACATGCCGAAGCCTGGCGCCGCAGCGGTTACATCGTGCGCGAAGTGCTGGAGCAGGAAGTCGAATTTTTTCTCGATAGCCTCGACGTGCTGGTGGTGGTCAACCCGAACAACCCGACCGGTCTGAGTCTGACCCCGGCACGATTGCTCGACTGGCACGCGCGGCTTGCCCGGCGTGGCGGCTGGCTGGTGGTCGATGAAGCTTTCATGGATAACACGCCGCAACTGAGCCTGGCGCCGCATGCGCATCAAGTCGGGCTGATCGTATTGCGTTCGTTCGGCAAGTTTTTCGGTCTGGCCGGGGTGCGTCTGGGCTTTGTGCTGGCCGAGCGCAAGTTGCTCAAGCTGCTCGCCGAACAGGTCGGGCCATGGGCGGTGAGTGGGCCGACGCGGGTGCTCGGGCAAGCGTGTCTGCAAGACACCGAAGGGCACACACGCCAACGGATTCGCAGTGATGAGGCCAGTGAACGGCTGGCAGCGCTGCTTGAACGCTACGGCTTCAAGCCGCAGGGTGGTTGCGCGCTGTTCCAGTGGCTGATCACCGAACACGCCGAGGTGTTGCACGCATTCATGGCCCGTCGCGGCATTCTCCTGCGCATCTTTACCCACAACAGCAGTTTGCGTTTTGGCCTGCCTGCCGACGCGGCTGAAGAGGCGCGTCTCGAACAGGCTTTAATCGCTTTCGCCAAGGACCACGCATGA
- a CDS encoding OmpP1/FadL family transporter, with amino-acid sequence MKKVMLKTTLSLAVTLASTQIFAAGFALNEQSISGMGTGFAGRSSSADDASTVYGNPAGMSRIKREQVTGGVAVVDAHTDISNASSSPNGGSNKGDMVPLTAVPMGFYVKPIDEHWAFGLGVYVPFGLITDYENGFAGRYFGSKSEVQVITFQPTVSYAFNDKVSIGFGPTINRIDGALESNLSITQALPDGKVKIKGDDTALGYNVGLLVQATDTTRVGLTYHSKVDYKLEGNTKVNYGALAAVGLGSSQKYDASLKITTPESVDLSVTQAINDRWNVYAGTTWTRWSQLEKITVKNSGVQPLLAGQFGSINEDQNWHDSWAYAVGTSYQLNKEWVLRTGLTFDQSPTNNEDRSPRIPTGDRTIFSIGAGWSPTDDLTIDVAYSYLKEESVKIRNENNRGQTYDAKYENSANGFGVGATYRF; translated from the coding sequence ATGAAAAAAGTCATGCTCAAAACCACCCTTAGCCTCGCCGTTACCCTCGCCTCCACGCAAATTTTCGCGGCCGGCTTTGCCCTCAACGAACAAAGCATCAGTGGGATGGGGACTGGTTTTGCCGGGCGATCTTCTTCTGCCGACGACGCAAGCACTGTTTATGGCAACCCTGCCGGCATGTCGCGCATCAAGCGCGAACAGGTTACCGGTGGTGTAGCCGTTGTCGATGCTCACACCGATATCAGCAATGCCAGTTCCAGCCCCAATGGCGGCAGCAACAAAGGCGACATGGTGCCCCTCACCGCTGTACCTATGGGCTTCTACGTCAAACCGATCGATGAGCACTGGGCATTCGGCCTCGGCGTTTATGTGCCGTTCGGCCTGATCACGGATTATGAAAACGGCTTTGCCGGCCGTTACTTCGGCAGCAAGTCCGAAGTGCAAGTCATCACTTTCCAACCGACCGTCAGCTACGCATTCAACGACAAAGTGTCGATCGGTTTCGGCCCAACCATCAACCGCATTGACGGTGCGCTGGAATCCAACCTGTCGATCACTCAAGCCCTGCCGGACGGCAAGGTCAAGATCAAGGGTGACGACACCGCACTGGGCTACAACGTCGGCCTGCTGGTACAAGCCACCGACACCACTCGCGTGGGCCTGACCTATCACTCGAAAGTCGACTACAAGCTCGAAGGCAACACCAAGGTCAACTACGGCGCACTGGCCGCAGTCGGCCTGGGCTCCAGCCAGAAGTACGACGCTTCGTTGAAGATCACCACACCTGAATCGGTCGACCTCTCGGTTACCCAGGCGATCAACGATCGCTGGAACGTGTATGCCGGTACCACCTGGACCCGTTGGAGCCAGCTGGAAAAAATCACCGTGAAAAACTCTGGCGTTCAGCCGCTGCTGGCCGGCCAGTTCGGTTCGATCAACGAAGACCAGAACTGGCATGACTCCTGGGCTTACGCCGTGGGTACTTCGTACCAGCTGAACAAGGAATGGGTACTGCGTACCGGCCTGACCTTCGACCAGTCGCCGACCAATAACGAAGACCGTTCGCCACGCATTCCGACTGGCGACCGCACTATCTTCAGTATCGGTGCCGGCTGGAGCCCGACCGACGACCTGACCATCGACGTCGCTTACTCGTACCTGAAGGAAGAGTCGGTGAAGATCCGCAACGAAAACAATCGTGGCCAGACCTACGACGCCAAGTATGAAAACTCGGCAAACGGTTTCGGTGTCGGCGCGACCTACCGCTTCTGA
- a CDS encoding adenosylcobinamide-GDP ribazoletransferase, whose protein sequence is MLPLWIALQFLSSLPIRLPGMPEPEQLGRSLLFYPLVGLLFGVILWALNLALAGAPLLLHAALLLTVWVLLSGALHLDGLADSADAWLGGFGDRERTLTIMKDPRSGPIAVVTLVLVLLLKFAALLALIEQQQGLALIIVPLLGRAALLGLFLTTPYVRAGGLGQALADHLPRRAGWWVLGFSALACVLIAGFSAVVALVIAVGVFVWLRQVMMRRLGGTTGDTAGALLELLEMVVLAGLVLV, encoded by the coding sequence ATGTTGCCGCTGTGGATCGCCCTGCAATTTCTCAGCAGCCTGCCGATTCGTTTGCCGGGGATGCCCGAACCGGAACAGCTTGGGCGGTCGCTGCTGTTTTATCCGCTGGTTGGGCTGCTGTTTGGCGTGATCCTGTGGGCGTTGAATCTGGCGTTGGCGGGCGCGCCGTTGTTGTTGCATGCGGCGCTGTTGCTGACGGTGTGGGTGTTGCTCAGTGGCGCGTTGCATCTCGATGGCCTGGCCGACAGCGCCGACGCCTGGCTCGGCGGTTTTGGTGATCGCGAGCGCACGCTGACGATCATGAAAGATCCGCGCAGCGGGCCGATTGCGGTGGTGACGCTGGTGTTGGTGTTGCTGCTCAAGTTCGCGGCGCTATTGGCGCTGATCGAGCAACAGCAAGGCCTTGCGTTGATCATCGTGCCGTTGCTCGGGCGGGCGGCATTGCTGGGGTTGTTTCTGACCACACCGTATGTGCGCGCGGGCGGGTTGGGGCAGGCGTTGGCGGATCATTTGCCGCGCAGGGCTGGTTGGTGGGTGTTGGGCTTCAGTGCGTTGGCCTGTGTGTTGATTGCCGGGTTCAGTGCCGTCGTTGCGCTGGTGATTGCTGTCGGTGTGTTTGTCTGGCTGCGGCAGGTGATGATGCGGCGGTTGGGCGGGACGACCGGTGATACGGCGGGGGCGTTGCTGGAATTGCTGGAGATGGTGGTGCTGGCTGGATTGGTTTTGGTCTGA